In a single window of the Eleginops maclovinus isolate JMC-PN-2008 ecotype Puerto Natales chromosome 6, JC_Emac_rtc_rv5, whole genome shotgun sequence genome:
- the dynlt5 gene encoding dynein light chain Tctex-type 5 yields MSDLFKDKSQRREKRTGKVSSEGGHGARGKETTGRTKDSISTVSNIDELAHHDDNARMVVTTENTYQLGPTKRMPVPAVTDILKDVLTSYLQDEKYEVEWSQKMTKTICEVIRARVKELMIPRYKIVVLVHIGQLAGQSMQISSRCLWDAANDTFASFSFKNSSLYGVATVYAVYYE; encoded by the exons ATGTCTGACTTGTTTAAAGACAAGtcccagaggagagagaagaggacagGCAAAGTGTCCTCAGAGGGAGGACATGGCGCCAGAGGCAAGGAGACCACAGGCAGGACCAAGGA CTCTATAAGCACTGTGTCGAACATTGATGAACTAGCACACCATGATGACAACGCTCGGATGGTAGTAACAACGGAGAACACCTACCAGCTGG gACCAACCAAACGCATGCCAGTCCCTGCTGTCACAGACATACTGAAGGACGTACTCACCAGTTACCTCCAGGACGAGAAATACGAAGTAGAATGGTctcagaaaatgacaaaaacaatatgcgag GTGATCAGAGCCCGGGTGAAGGAACTAATGATCCCCCGATATAAGATCGTAGTCCTGGTCCACATCGGCCAGCTCGCGGGGCAGAGTATGCAGATCAGCAGCCGCTGTCTGTGGGATGCGGCTAATGACACCTTTGCCTCCTTCTCCTTCAAAAACAGCTCTCTGTACGGCGTGGCCACTGTCTATGCTGTTTACTATGAGTAA
- the sgip1b gene encoding SH3-containing GRB2-like protein 3-interacting protein 1: MMQGLKNRTRKALGLRKKDKDTDGTSSPDKEGSGSGKKGSKKANGAPNGFYGEIDWDRYASPDVDEEGFSLRPGDEGDAASKGKHFFSSSDSEDDEESKKKFKIRIKPLVADSAKCAPSSMDELKASVGGLALSPSLKRSPRRSPGQIKRNLSCEEIARPRRSTPTPSPAPETPSDRLSQNVPAFFGPPSETRYARYDVVPADVWGESRLHSESPLSRSFPTGAPPPLPPKNIPSRSHYGYSSDSAADLPNGRAGRSSAPIYLNVLSPASYRSPPAPDLDDVFGPTDATRLSEEAMSPRWVTFTSDRPPPPDEPAPPPPPDSPPPDTPSSTPSTPCLSPGPPPNEPPPSPPLLSPGSPPPFTPPESPPSIMLRPPPPDEPAPPLPPDFSPSISPTMCFDDDAIDEEVLQFAESIYCSSPAPTSPVPPLPAERRSPRTGVISPLVLGGFGGKRTPEGAYLRDDISDFVGSPRELTPSFRGTPPPLPPTTYRSIMSSPGPSSGSSPSSPARPTTPQSRGSPVPPPPPPRPSSRPKLPPGKPITDLTRPFSPPVSRSPPPFAPLARAESSSSLSSVNLHSAASTPTLGRDLNMSGAGCSRGPSPLTMGPQDTLPVAAAFTETINAYFKGADPSKCVVKITGEMVLSFPAGITRHFASHPIQPILTFCISNYSRLEQVLPNPQLLCCDSTTESVDTKEFWVNMPNLMSHLKRVAEQKPQATYYNVDMIKYQVSAEGIQSSPLNLAVSWRGDANSTDLRIDYKYNTEAMAAPVPLHNLQFLVPVDGGMAKLQAMIPPATWNPEQQTIQWKIPSLSHRSENGGVGALLGRFQMTEGPCKPSQLAVQFSSEGCTLSGCDIQLLGTGYRLSLIKKRFAAGKYLADN; encoded by the exons ATGATGCAAG GACTCAAAAACAGAACCAGAAAAGCCCTCGGCTTGAGAAAGAAGGACAAGGATACGGATGGAAC GAGTTCCCCTGACAAAGAAGGAAGTGGAAGCGGAAAGAAAGGAAGt AAAAAAGCCAATGGAGCACCAAATGGTTTCTATGGGGAGATTGACTGGGACAGATAT GCCTCTCCTGACGTGGACGAAGAGGGCTTCAGCCTCCGCCCCGGGGATGAGGGTGATG CAGCTTCCAAAGGAAAGCACTTTTTCTCCTCCAGCGACTCGGAAGATGATGAGGAGAGCAAGAAGAAGTTCAAAATCAGGATCAAGCCGCTGGTGGCGGACAGTGCCAAGTGTGCCCCCTCGTCGATGGACGAGCTGAAAGCCTCAGTGGGGGGCCTGgccctctctccgtctctg AAGAGAAGTCCG AGACGCAGCCCG GGGCAGATAAAAAGGAACTTGTCCT GTGAAGAGATTGCCAGACCCAGACGCTCCACCCCCACACCAAGTCCTGCCCCAGAGACGCCGAG TGATAGGCTGTCACAGAACGTTCCTGCCTTCTTTGGCCCGCCTTCAGAGACCAGATACGCCAGATACGATG TGGTCCCTGCAGATGTGTGGGGAGAATCGAGACTGCACTCAGAATCCCCTCTGAGTAGAAGCTTCCCAACAGGAG CTCCTCCTCCGCTTCCTCCAAAAAACATTCCATCCAGAAGTCATTACGGCTATTCTTCGGACTCTGCTG CTGATCTACCCAATGGCAGGGCAGGTCGCAGTTCCGCCCCTATCTACCTGAATGTCCTGTCCCCCGCCTCCTACCGCAGCCCCCCGGCCCCTGACCTGGACGACGTGTTCGGCCCTACGGATGCCACCCGCCTCAGCGAGGAAGCAATGTCTCCCAGATGGGTTACATTCACCAGCGACAGACCCCCGCCTCCAGATGAGCCCGCTCCCCCTCCACCTCCGGACTCCCCCCCTCCGGACACGCCCTCGtccaccccctccaccccttGCCTTTCTCCGGGACCACCGCCAAACGAGCCCCCTCCTTcgcctcccctcctctctcccggGTCTCCTCCACCTTTCACGCCACCTGaatcccccccctccatcaTGCTCAGACCCCCACCTCCAGATGAACCGGCCCCTCCCCTGCCTCCCGACTTCTCCCCCTCCATTTCACCTACAATGTGCTTCGACGACGATGCTATTGACGAGGAGGTGCTGCAGTTTGCAGAGTCGATTTACTGTTCGTCCCCGGCCCCCACCAGCCCTGTGCCCCCTCTGCCAGCGGAGCGGAGGTCTCCTCGGACAGGAGTCATATCCCCCCTGGTCCTGGGGGGCTTTGGGGGAAAGAGGACTCCAGAGGGAGCGTACCTGAGAGATGATATCTCAGACTTTGTAGGTTCTCCCAGAGAGCTAACGCCGAGCTTCAGGGGCACgcccccccctcttcctcccaccACCTACAGGTCTATCATGTCTTCCCCGGGACCCtcctcaggcagca GCCCCTCGTCCCCAGCTCGTCCCACAACGCCTCAGTCTCGAGGAAGCCCGGTCCCTCCGCCTCCACCTCCTCGACCATCCTCGCGACCAAAGCTACCCCCGGGGAAACCAATCACAGACCTG ACTCGACCCTTCAGTCCGCCGGTGTCACGCAGCCCCCCGCCTTTTGCCCCCCTGGCCCGGGCAGAGAgctcttcctccctttcctccgTCAACTTACATAGCGCAGCGTCCACTCCGACCTTAGGGAGGGACCTTAACATGTCCGGCGCAG GATGCTCCAGAGGACCCAGTCCGCTCACCATGGGGCCCCAGGACACTCTACCAGTGGCAGCTGCCTTCACAGAAACGATCAATGCGTATTTCAAAGGCGCAGACCCCAGCAA ATGTGTTGTGAAGATCACAGGGGAGATGGTGCTCTCCTTCCCCGCGGGCATCACCAGGCATTTTGCCAGCCACCCGATTCAACCTATCCTCACATTCTGCATCAGCAACTACAGCCGACTGGAGCAGGTTCTCCCCAACCCTCAGCTGCTGTGCTG TGATTCCACAACAGAAAGTGTAGACACCAAGGAATTCTGGGTGAATATGCCAAACCTGATGAGCCATCTGAAGAGAGTGGCTGAGCAGAAGCCTCAGGCGACATACTACAACGTGGACATGATCAAATATCAG GTGTCTGCAGAGGGGATCCAGTCCTCTCCTCTGAACCTGGCGGTGAGCTGGCGAGGAGACGCCAACAGCACAGACCTGAGAATAGACTACAAATACAACACGGAGGCCATGGCCGCCCCCGTGCCACTACACAACCTCCAGTTCCTGGTTCCTGTGGATGGCGGCATGGCCAAACTCCAGGCCATGATCCCCCCTGCCACCTG GAATCCAGAGCAGCAGACGATACAGTGGAAAATCCCTAGTCTCTCTCACAGATCGGAAAATGGAG gaGTAGGTGCTCTCCTGGGCCGGTTCCAGATGACAGAGGGTCCCTGTAAACCCTCCCAGCTGGCAGTGCAGTTCAGCAGTGAGGGCTGCACTCTATCTGGCTGCGACATCCAGCTGCTGGGGACGGGCTACCGGCTCTCGCTCATCAAGAAGAGATTTGCTGCAG GGAAATATTTGGCGGATAATTAG
- the LOC134866358 gene encoding relaxin-3-like: MRSLLLLALLLCTLSVAHVQTQDNTNTLRLCGRALMRAVVYTCGGSRWRRVMGEEETLQDGHREPELKRTDIDRQWRDLNQALITVCCQVGCRKSDLSMLC; this comes from the exons ATGAGGTCTCTACTCCTGCTTGCGTTGCTGCTGTGCACGTTGAGTGTAGCGCATGTTCAGACACaggacaacacaaacacactgaggcTGTGTGGCCGGGCGTTAATGCGGGCTGTGGTGTACACCTGCGGAGGATCCAGGTGGAGAAGAGTGATGGGGGAAGAGGAGACTTTGCAAGATG gtcacagagagccagaactGAAGAGGACAGACATTGACCGTCAGTGGAGGGACCTAAACCAGGCGTTAATAACAGTGTGCTGCCAAGTAGGCTGTCGAAAGAGTGACCTATCCATGCTCTGCTAG